CTCATCGGGTCGGATCTATTTAGGTCGGATCTTTTCGGGTCCGACCCGAATTGATTTGCCCATAGAACCGACCGGAATAAAATCCTATTTGTACCCGACTTAATGTGATTTTACATCAAATCCTAACTTGTGTCAAAATCACATTAAAATAGTGTTTTACATCAAATTCTAGCTTGTGTCAAAATCACATTAAAATAGTGTTTAAAATAGTGTTTTGGAGTTGAGTCGGAGATTGCCTAGTTATGGAAGAACGTTAAACAATAATTGTCCCGTCACGTTCGATGGTAGACGAACATGTTATTACAATATTTGAAACGAGACATTATACTAAATTATTGTTTTGCTGTAATATATTTTCTAACGTTGGCAGCTCACCATCTGTTGATAAAGTTTTTGTAGAATATTATTGATAATATATTTTCTAAAGTTAGCAGCTCACCATCTCATCTGTTGATAAAGTTTTTGTAGAATATTATTGTGATTGCTTTCATTCAATTGATATATTTCGTCGTTTTCATCTGTTTTATTGTCTTCTCGTTCTCAATATATGTATTATTATACTAATTATTGGTTTGTTATAATATATTTTGTAGCGTTAGCACTCTTCACCGTCAGTTGATAATTTTGTGTAGAATATTATGTGATTCGTTCCAGTTCAAGTAATTTGCGTCCTTTTGATCTGTTTCTTTTTGTCTTCTCGTTCTAAATTATGTATCATTGTCAGAACATTATAAGCTCAACTAACACGTAATATAAAAAAGAAAACGCAGATGACTAGATGAACTTACTATTTTCATATTGGTAATACCATTTGACGTCCCTAATTATTATTTTCAGAAATTTACAAAATAATTGATTCGATGTCTATGTTGAAAAACAACATCAAGTGACATAGAAACTTGCACATATTTTTCAAAGCTCATGCTATCTGTCTAATGACACCATTATGTATTTTCTTTTTAACTCTATAAATTAATAATGTTGGACTTTCACTATTTTATTAATTTATAGAATTATTAATTTAAAGAAAAATTGTATATTTAAAATTATGTGTTATATAAAATAAAACAAATAATTATTATATATTAACTAATTTTTTGTTTTTTTGAAAAAAAATTTAACTAATTTTATAGATTCAGTTTTCATTTTGTTTTTTGGTATACCGAAGATATGTTTGATATACCCAAATCATTCCTAATGATCTACTCTGCATAGTCGGAGGTGAGATCGAATTCAGAGATAGTCTAAATCACTCAGTAGATTGCAGTTTTTGAATTAAGTTAAACAAGTATGAATATAATGCAAGTAAAAGACATAAAGTAATACACTTATAATTTGACCAGAAAAGGTACTAGACCCAGAGAAGTTTGCAGGTAGATCAGAATTGCATATCATTATTGCTAAATGTGTAATAAAAAAAAATTCTTGAACTCAAAAGAGGATAATCGTTATGATTATTAATAAAAGAAATTGGAACTTTAATCGTTTTTCTCATGTTTGCGAACTTACTATTTTTTCCTGAAGAAGGCTCTTAAGAAATTTCTTAACCAATTTCGATTCTTCAACATTTTTTTCCTAGTGCGGCTGCCTTTCATGATATTTCAGATAGCTTTATTCCAAAATCATCGATTGTCTCAGTATCTTGCATTTTGAGACGATCAAATTCGTTCATAAGTGTCTGTAATCTTGATTTTTTAACTTTTTTTGCTCCTACATGCATGCTTTGCTTTGATTGCTTTCTATATTTGTTTTTTGTATCTACTTCTCCATTTTGTAAGATAAGTATCTCTTGTATAGTCGAACGTCATTGAATGTACAAATATTGAAGATTTGACTGATTATATTCAATTTAATATGTGAAAAAATTTCGATTATTAAGTCAAAAAGAAATGGTGGTATCGTAAATAAGATTATGTTATTACTGTTTTTTCTACTTTATGTAGACGTGCGACTCAGTTACTACTCATAACTTATATGGAGCAAGAGCTGTTGAGCTTTTCTGACAATGACATATCATCATTGGTCTCATGACCATCCAAGTGCCATAAAAACTTAGGGGGGTTATGTGGTTATCAAATTGTGGTAAGCACAGCGGCTATTTGTTTAAAACAAAAAAAAAAAAAACAAAAAAAAACTTAGGGGAAAGGGGTTATTGGACAAAGAATTTTAGAAGAGTTATTAAATTTTGAGATTCTTTTGTTATTGTTATTGGAAAAGTTTAGTTTTCATTGATTTTAAGATTCTATTAAAATCTATTGTTATTGGGATGTAAATTTTCTTTGTTTTTACTCATAGTACTCAACTTTGAGAATATCATCTATACCCATGAGATTTTTGAAATCAATGTAATAAAATACACTCACATACAAAAACTCAAATTGAAGAATGAAATAATATACAAATCACAACTTTAACATAATACAATTCACAACTTAAAAAAATAGAAAAAATATTAAAAATTTAAAATAAAAATTGTAAAAATAGTTTTAAAAAGCACTTTTGGATTTAAAAAAAAAAAGCATTTCAAAAATAATAATTCAATTTTTTTTTACAAAAATTCAAATTTAAAACATATATTTTGAAATTACATAAAAAATATTTTTTATTATTTATATATCTATAAAGTAAGAAGTAGAAATTAAATTTTTTGGTCATTTTATTTCTTGAAATCTTTTTTGTGACAAAAACTTTTAAAATTTTTAAAAGTTATTTAAGAATTACCTTAATTGAAATGATTTTCTTTCCTTTTTTTCTACCACCATTAATTTCTTACTTTAAAAGTTAATAACAATCAATAGAATTCTATACGCAAGTAATGAAAATCTATGTAAAAGTATTTGATAAAATTTGTTAAATCTAGTTAACTTGTAAAATACTTTCAACTATTAAAATCATCAAATTCCACAGAAATTCATGTTCCAATAACCCTCCCTTAAATAATCGAAAATTCACCAAAATACATTCTAGTAAGGCAACAAACAGTTTCCCCGCCAATACGGACCCGACTCAAGAGCTCCTGCTCCATATAAGTTATGAGTAGTAACTGAGTCGCACGTCTACGTAAAGAAGAAAAAACAGTAATAACATAATCTTATTTACGATACCACCATTTCTTTTTGACTTAATAATCCAAATTTAACCACGGAGTGGTGGGCTAGTGGTCTTGAGGCAGTTTCCCCGCCAGTACAGATCCGGCTTCGAAACTCTCTGTGGCCACCCGGGCCCTCCCTGCTAATTCCTGGGGTGGAAATTACGTGGCTGCTGCGGGCCTCGTGGGATTAGTCGGTTGACCTCGGTCGCCGGATTCCCAAAAAAAAAAAAAAAAAAAACAAGCAGTCTCTGGCTGTGATCTTGAATGATTTAAGGGTTTATTCAGTCATCTTCAACCTCCATGTCTATGCTTATACGACTACCAAGCGAGCTTGAGCCAAAAGCTGCAGCCTTCATAAAGTTCATTGAGTGAGTAGAAAGATAATGCTTTTGCTGCACACACACACGTCTAGAATATGCCCATAAACCAAAAAGCATTTTCATTCATGCAATCTTTCTTGCCAAAATGTATAAGCACCGAAGTAGCTAATTGATAGTTGATTAAACCGGAAGTTCCTAGGCACAATGTATTCTAATATTAATAGGTTCTTAGCTATATAACAAAGCAAAAACCTAAGTCACAAGCCCTTCAAATATACAAACATCGTGAGCCATTGAACCGAACAAAGGCACAAAGAAAATGGGCAGTCTCTAGAACTTGCAAGTCTTAAATACTGAAAAGGAAACCTAACGTAGAGTTTGGAGGAAGAAGCCGTTCTTGTAAAACCATGATACAAAAAGTGCATGCAGACAGTCTTTTGATCCTTTTTTCCTGCTATTTCATTTTACTTCAAACCAGATTACTGTTGAGAATTTTGCTGATTCCCAATATCCTCTCCCCTGTTTCATCAACCAGAAGTTATGAATATTAGTATACCAGAAGATTATAATATCCAGAAAAGCAAGTAGATCACGATTTAGAAACAAACCTAAGGCGTCAACTTGTAGTAGTGAAGCTTCCAGATTCTTCTCCTTTGTCTCGATCTCTGCGCGGAAATGTCTTAAGGTGTTCAGAGTATCTTGAATTCTTTGTTTCACGTTAGCCACTAGATCAGAGACTGAGCAAGATTCTGGTAGCGTGCGCTGAAATTTTCTTGAGTTAGTGTTGGATCTGTTTGAAACCCTAGTGTGTCCTCTCTTGCTTCCTCTCTGTCCATCTATTTCTACTCCTTGAGTCTTTTCCACACTCTCACAAGCTCCCTTGTTTTCAATCTGAAAAGTAACTCGAGAGACATTTTTAGCTCTAAGTTTGACTAGGCAAGCCAAAGAGCACAAAGTTGGTGTTGATGGTGTTTACCTTAGAGTGGAACTTAAATATAGGGGTTACATCTTCACATATCAACTCCAACATGAATGAGTCATTCACTTCAACTCCATTAGCTTTGCACATCTCTCTCCAACCTTTTCTCATATAAAACCATTCACTTCTGGATTTTCCTGTCATCTGAAGATAAGATGGCCACTTTCTTCCATCTTTGTTCAGCAGAGTTATCTCCCTAGACTTCCTAATGCCACTCTCAAGCAAGAAACTCGGTGAAATATACTGAAACAAGTTTATGAATTAGTAACGTCTTAGACTCTACAAAGTCATGACTACATGATCCACCTAATCAAAGTCGCAAACGTTCATGGCAACTAGATGAAAAATAACCTTAAAAACAAAGTTCTTGAACTTACTAGTTGCCCGGTCTTGAAACGGCTTGGTGTATACTTTAGCGTCAGAATTCGAGGAGTATTCTTCTCTTTGGTGCAGCCTCCTACGGAACACACCTTAACTGGATCTGCTTCAGGGCGCTTTTCTTCTTTGTCTTCAAGGCCATTGCCAGACTCGTGTGAACACAACAAAAGCACAGGCCTTTCCCCACTTTTGGAAAGTTTGAAGTAACAGAAGTCACCTCGGATTAACCCATTAGCTGAGCAAAAGTTAGACCAGCCTCTTGTGATGTAAAACGCACCACTTGAGATGTTTCTTGAAAGCCTCAGTGTCCATTTTCTTCCTTTCTCATTAGCTAAATATATCTCACACGGTTTATTGTGCTTATTAAACGACAAAAACTTAAAATCTCTAGAAAGATCCTGAACAAAAAAAAAATTCATCAAATATATCCATGGTGGAACACATCACTCACAGTACCAACCGAAAAAAGGGTAAAAAGAGGAGTCCAGTAGTTACCAAGCGATCTTTGATGAGGTTATAACGTGTGACACGAGCTCTGAGGAAACATGAATCTGCTTCTGGTTTCTTATTCTTTCTCACCAAAACGTCCCCTGAATCACAACAATATTCAGTTCCATGTCACAACCAGACCTGACTAAACCGAAAAAATAAAACACATCAAACAGCTTACATGCATCATCATCAGTATCTTCGTCTTCTCCATCAGCTTCATCATCAACTTCAGTGTCGTCAGTATCAGTGAAGCTAGGAGATGCGTGTTGTATGTCACTGGAAACAGCTACATGAAAGATCTCGTCTCCATTGTGTCTAAAAACCAAGACGTTTCCGTCACTGAAATTATTAACGGCGGCGAACTCTTCCCAGCCGCCGGCGAGCCTGTTGCCATCCAGTTTCACTTCCCAAATTTTGTCCGACGCGTCTGATATTAGCAAAACTTTCGTGTGATTACGTAAGAACTCATCATCAAGCGTCTGCAACAACAAGAGGAACAAAAGAACAGTTTTATACGATGACAACAAACACAGAAGATTAACAAAAAGGATCATTAGCATTTACCAGAAGTGGTTTCTCTCCTGTCAGAAATTTCAGGTGAAACAGAGAGGGTTTTGGAGGAATCACCATTGTTCAGCGCAGAGAGAGTAAGAGTAAGAGTAAGAGAGAGAAAGCAGAAGGGAGACTCGGTTCTCTTATTATAAATTATATTTTGTTTAATTTGATAAAAATGAAAGATAACTTTTAACTTAAAACAACTTATTAAATTATTAAATCAACATTTAAAGTATGAAAATCATATCAATAAAATAAATTACGTATATAATTAATTATAGTATATACTTTACGTATAATTATATTACTATATTTTAAATAATCGATGTATTCCGTTTGATTGGTTTATATGCCAAACCATATTCATATACTATGGTTTCTCAAAATAACACATATTCGGTATTAGTAAATCCAAACTATTTTTTTCTATTTTGGTTCAGTTTTGTTTTAATTGGTTTGATTCCCCCTAATATATTTTAAACTTACTTAGCAATAATAATAAGACAAAACTTAAGAAAAAGTTATAATTGTCGTAAAAACTTTTTTTTGTGTGTAATACATTTATAAATAATAATATGAATAGAATTTATAAAATCATATGCTAGAATAATAATTATATAAATTTATACATTTAAAACTCTAAATGTAATTAAGATATTTGTGATTTGTTTCGATTTTAACGAATATTTTGGAGTGGAGATCTGCATTCCAAAATTTTAGTATTTGTGATTTGTTTCGATTTTAACGAATATTTTTTTTAATATTTGCTTTGTTTCGAAATTTTACGGATATCCAAATTTTTCGGATCAAAAACGAATAACTAACCGAATCAAATTTAACGGATAAAATGTATATCCTAAGTTACACTATTTTCTATACAAAATACTGATGATGATGAACCTGATGGAGAAGAGTGAAAATCTCTCTAAAAAGGCCCAGGATTCGTATCTAATATAACATGTCACAACCAGACCTGACTAAACGGAAAAAATAAAACACATCAAACAGCTTACATGCATCATCATCAGTATCTTCGTCTTCTCCATCAGGTTAGCTGTATGGAACTGAATAAAAAAGAAGAGTGAAAATCTCTCTGAAAAGGCTCAGGATTCGTATCTAATATAACTGAGCGAGTGCAGTGATTAGACCCAAGGTGATTAGACTTCCTAAAGAACAAGTCTTGGAAAGAATGATAATTATCCAGTAAAAAAAGACAGCGCGTCACATTATATCATATCTTAAGAAAAATATACTATTGCTCTCTGTAAATTAGTTACTGGAGAGAAAAAAAAACTTGAGAGATTACTTGATCTCATCAACAATGGCGGTTCCACCATCTTCTCCAAAATCCAACACACCTTTCTTCGTCGTATCTCTTGCTAGCCACAACTCCAATCCGGTAACCTCCCCCTCGGTTTTGTGTGGTTTAATCTCTCTGTTACAACTTTCCAATAGAATCAATTTGTTTTCATTATATTATTGTTTCAGATCATCCCTGATGCGTTTTTTACCACTCACTTAGACGGTAATAACGAGTTAACGAAACTGAAGTTGACCTCTGACGCTTGCGACACAACCTGGCAAGTCAAACTGAACGGCCGGAGATTCGCCGACGGCTGGGAAGATTTCTCCAACGCTCACTGTCTTCGAAACGACGACGTTTTGCTTTTCAGAGAGGACGGGGAAATGATCTTCCACGTCACACCTTCCGGAAGAAGTTTCTCTCAGATTCATTATATATATCTTCTAGCTCTGACGATAGTGAAGCTGACGAAACTGATGACAACACTGATGATGATGATCATGATGATGAGACATGGGACAAAGTTTCATACTCTAGAAACTATTCACCGAAGAAGAGATCAAGATTAAAAACAGAGTCGTCTTCAATTGAAAACTCTTGTATTCTCGGCGTCACGAGTTCTAATCTACGCCTGAATCGAGTGGTTTAGTACTTATAACTCAACCTTGTTAGAGTTTTTGTCCTGAGTCATGTAAATGTAAACATTGAGACTTTTTTTTTTTTTTTCTTGTCTGGCAAGGCTCTCGCAAAAAGTTTTACTAAAGCAAATGGACTGCACAAGAGTTGGTGTGAGATTAACGTAATGAATCAAAGTGGAAAATCATGGGTTATGGGTCTGCGACACAACAAAGGGACTGGTCAGGATTTTATGCGTGGTGGCTGGAGAAGTTTCTGCCGTGCAAACAAGCTGAGAACCGGATCTTTCTACCGGTTCGAATTTGTCCTGACTAGGACAAGGCGTACGCTAAAGCTGTGTTCCAAAGCTAAAGTTTCGGCAAAACCTAACAGGGCAGGCCAGAGATCTTCTATGAACCGGAGCAGGTTTATGACGGTAACCTTGAAGGCTTACATGCTCAAGTCAAGACAGCTTGTGAGTTTTCAACACCTTAGGTTTTGTTGCTTCATTTGATCAAGTATTATACTTTTTTTTTTGTTTTAAGGACGGGTTTAAACTTTGCAGCATTTTCGAAACTCTTTTGCGAGGGAGAACGGGATCAAGAAAGGAGGAAAGATTAATCTGGTGGACAAAAATGGAGGAACATGGCCGTCTGTGTGTAGCGTCTGGGTATGTAAACGGAGGGTTTTATTTGGCTAAGGGTTGGATAAGTTTTTGTAAAGCCAGTGGGATAACAACTGGAGAGACCTTCACGTTAAAGTTTGTTCGAGAAAAAGGCAAAACTCCGATGCTTCAGTTCTGCTCCAAGGCCAAGAGACCAAGGTGAACACAGAGACTAGGTTCCAAAAGAAAGCTAGCGTTTCTGTAGAAGGAGAACCCTCTCGCCGTACTCATGCATCACACAAATCAACTGCTGATTCACAAAACCTGGAGTGCAAGCAACCGCTTGAAACAATCTATCACCAAGTGAGACAGAGTATGATGAACGTTTTAGCTGATGTAAGACGGTTCGGGTCGGAGCTTGAGATAAAGGAACAAAATTTAGAAGCTGTGCTGGAGGAAATCGACCTGTTAGGTATGATCTGAAACATCGATGAACTCTTCTTCTATCTCTTTTGCTATTTTGGTTTTAAGTTTTTAACATTTTAATGTTGGAATAAACAGGGGAGAAAGTATCGGAAATCAACAAACTCTTCAAGTGATTATATTAGGCTTAAATGTATTGTATTGAAGATGAAGAAATTGAACATGGACTTGTGTAAACTTTGTTTGTATGGAAGATCAAGAAATTGAACAAGGTGGAACAAGATGCGTACTTGTCTTTGTTGTTATGGAATTATATAACGTAAAATAAGTTATGTAATGTACTTTCTAATTCATAAATTAGTAATTTTGATTTATTTTTGTTTTTAGTTAAGTATTTTGTTTACATTTATATATATATAGGAAATTTTAAAATAAGCTAAACTTTTAACGTCAATTATAAAAATAATAATATTTTAATTGATAATTATAAATGAAAAATTACTAAAATCATTTTTAAAATCGTTACTAAATGTACTTCATTTATTTACAAATGATATAAATAATTAAAATCAGTTATTTTAATTGATCAGTACTAACATTAATGATAAAAAGGACTGATATAATGGTAACATCATTTTATACAGTTAATAGATATTGATATCAATTACAAAATTAATGTAAATATCTGACATTTTTACATCAATTATCAACGTAATGATTAAAATTAGTAATAATTTGTAAATTACTCCACTAACAGTTTGAAATTTGAAAATTACACCATCTATTTTGTTTGTTTGAAAAACATATTTTCTTAAATGTGAATTGACTTTTTTATCCAGATTAGATATTTCAATAATCAAGATATAAATTCAAAATTAATAAGAATAATATTATTATAATTATTTAGGTTTAAGAGAATTTTGTGTGTTCAGATGAATATGTTATTTTACCATTTAAAATTTCATAATAAGAAAATCTTATAAAATAAACAAATTATTATTTGTTTTGACTTTATCATGAAGTTTATACAGATTTTATTTTATTGTCTCACGTTGCTTTGTATTCTTTACAAAATATCCATTCTTCCTAGAAACACTGATTATCATTCATCGGGTTTGTTCTTTTTTTTTACGTGATATAAAGACCCTATAAATTTGTTTGAGCCAATTTGATTCTTATATCGACAAACCTTTTAACGAGACGAGATGAACAATCTCTGAAACTAGAGAAAGAGAAAAAAATTCAGAAATGGAAAAGGAGATGAGACTTCGTCATGAGATTTTTTTATTTTTTCCAAATAATAAAAAGTTTAAGATATATTAAAAAATATATTGTGTAGATACTATAATTTTTTTTTAAAACAATTTTTTTTTTGTAAAACCGTTACTTTAAATATAAAATAAATTAGGAATTGAGAAATATTAAGATCGGATAATTTTGTGAGGTTTTTCAAAAACTTAAATAATGGTGTAGTTTTCAAATTATTTTCTTATTTGAGTGTATTTCTCCAAATTTCTCCTTAAAATTATATGCATCACTATTTTATAATCATTTATTTAAGTGATACCTATTTAATTGATGTTAGACGATCAATTTTTTGTAGCGTTGATTTCTTCTCTTGCCAACGTTTTAACAGGAGCCACTTCGTCTTCAAGAGTTACTTCTTCTTCAAGAACACGACATCTTTAAATTTCGTATCATTGTCTTTCACCTTGACATCGAGGATGTATCCCCCGTCGATAGATCCCCCGTCGATAGATCCTTTCACGTTAGATTCGGATTAATTATGGACTTCTAACTTAAAATCAATTGTTGATTAATGGATTGATCCTAACTTTTTTATATATTACTTAATATTCTTTAGAATTCCCGATGTGTGATATATATCCCTAATATCCCTTTTCAAGATGATGGCTTTTATTGGCCAGAAATCTCGGAACTTTTAAGATAATTATATTCGGTTGAGCAAGTTAATTACGACATTTATATCCGGTCGGATAGGGTTATATTAATTAGGGATTTAGGGTATTTAGGATATTGCCTCTGATACCATGTTATATTCGGATTAACTATGGACTTCCAACTTAAAACAAATTGGTGATTAGTGGATAGATCCTAACCCTTTATATATTACTTAATATTCATTAGAATTTTCGACGTGTGATATATATTCCTAATATTTCACCTCACCATAAACCGTCTGACCAACCTGCATATCATTGTCCGTGTTCGGACCTTTCTTCATCTTCTCCCGGAGATCTTTTGCAACAGGAGGAGCTGAGCCTGAGGAGGCATTCACCGGCATCATTCTACAGAGAACAACAACAACAAACAAATAATTAAATAGAACAATTACAGTTCTATTGAACAAAGACAAAACATTTTATAAGGGTTTCACACTTATTCAATCTAATCGTTACATATTTATTATGGAACTGATTTTAAGACCATAATAGAAGCATAGTAGAAACCTAAGGTTCTCAAATCAGGTTAAAAAAGTATAAAACTTGAAATGAAGGTTAGAATCACTAAACAGAGAGAAACCCTTTAACAAAAAAAAAAAAAAAAAATCACTAAACAAAGAGAATCAAGAAAACGTACTTTTTCTCTTGCGGTGGTTTCTGTAATGTTTGGTTAAATACCCACTCCTTTCTATTTATATGCAACTTATTATGAGTTTGTAATGGGCATTTTTAGTAGCGATTTTGATTGTTTCTAGTTTTTAGAATAGGTTTTAGTTTTTGTTTTTCCAAAAGTCAATTTACACGCAATCAAGCTTTTTGAAAAATGGTTTTCTTAAAATCTAGGGAAACTAGTTTTTTAAATAACTGCCAATTTCTAAACAAAAACCAAAAACCAGTTTTTCCTAGTTTTCTTGCCAAAAACTTTTTTTACATTTATGCATTATTACAAATTGACTTACGTAAGGCATTTTGGTACTATGGAAAAAACGTAAGACACTTTACCTAAGGCATTTTTGATTGCGAATAATAATTCATGAGCACATCTATGTAATACTTAAGGCACACGTAAGGCATATTACATATTCTTATTATAACACAGTTTAGTTTTAATAAANNNNNNNNNNNNNNNNNNNNNNNNNNNNNNNNNNNNNNNNNNNCTAAAAACCAAAAACTAAAAACCAAAAGCTAAAAACCAAAAACTAAAAACCAAAAGCTAAAAACCAAAAACTAAAAACCAAAAGCTAAAAACCAAAAACTAAAAACCAAAAGCTAAAAACCAAAAACTAAAAACCAAAAGCTAAAAACCAAAAACTAAAAACCAAAAGCTAAAAACCAAAAACTAAAAACCAAAAGCTAAAAACCAAAAACTAAAAACCAAAAGCTAAAAACCAAAAACTAAAAACCAAAAGCTAAAAACCAAAAACTAAAAACCAAAAGCTAAAAACCAAAAACTAAAAACCAAAAGCTAAAAACCAAAAACTAAAAACCAAAAACCAAAAACCAAAATCTAAAAACCAATAAAACAATCATCACCTTAATTTCCAAGGTAAGTTTGTTAAATAAATACAAAAAAAAAAATCTTTCTTAAAATCAGATAGATGATTATTGTGGTTACCACCCACTGAATTCCGAAACTTGGTTGCATCAACTACTCTTTTGTTTCGCATTTGCCTAGTGCGTCATCTACCATTTTTTTTCCTTTTTGAAATATAAAGGTAACAAACTAATCCTATAATCGCCTAATATATGTTGCCAACAACAATTAAAACTTTCAAACAAATTTTAAATATAGATTATTTTATGCAATTTCAATTATAGGAAAATATTTTTAGATTATTTATAAATAAGAATATACATAAATATATATGATATTGTAGACAATATAGAAAAATCTTAAATAAATTTATATTAATAATTCAGCAATAAAGTATATATTTTAATAGCATGTTTTATATTCACCCACTATATATATCCTTAAAAGGAATATCAGTTGGAACAATGAAATATATTATTTGAAAAACCACAATAGATTAAAATATAATTTTAATAGGAAAGTTCATATTTTAAGAAGGATAAGAATACAAATAGAATACTGGTTTTCTCAAAGAATAATCTTGGATTGAATTGTAGGCTATTGATTATATGTTGGTAATTAAAGAGAGAACTTTTTACCATATGGATGAAAGCAAGAATGACCAAAGATAGTTTTGACAAAGACCAAGATAAAAAAATAACCAAAGAAACATACATATGTTAGTCATTGAATGTACAAAAATATTTATCTATATATATAAAAAGAGTTTTTCCTTCCTGGTGATGTCACATCAGATTTCAGGTCACAAAATCGGTTTTTGTGGCTGTGACACGTGTCTCTTTCTTTTTTTTTTAAATTGTTTCTTTCGTTTGGATTATTTAGGCTTTTATGATTTTCATTGAGCTTATTATTATCTTTATATGGGCTGACAACAAAAACAATGTTTCTGTGAGTAATCGTGGCATTCAATTAAGCGCTTCAGCAAAATTTACTGGAGAAAATAACCCAAAAATCTACGGCCATGACCAGATACGCCGGAATCTTCGATCACTTGCAAGGATAAAGTCAAATCAAACACAGGTGGAAGCTTCCGACCTTGACTAATCGGTTTGAGTTCTTCTAATCTGTATCAAAATCGGGCACTGTTACAGAGTTGACTGGATTCATGCATCTTCATTAACACTCGCATTTACACTGATTTCCATCTCCTCACACAATTTCTCATTCAATTAACATCATCATTCAGTGAGCTATAAATATGTGAGTTCCCTTCCATGAATTTCATCAGTTCATTATTCTAAACTATTTTCCAAAAAAACAAATGAGAGATTGGAATGGCAAAAGCTTTTCAATTACTCACCGTACTGAAAACCGACTCCACCGTCGAAGTGCATCTC
This sequence is a window from Brassica oleracea var. oleracea cultivar TO1000 chromosome C1, BOL, whole genome shotgun sequence. Protein-coding genes within it:
- the LOC106327091 gene encoding B3 domain-containing protein REM1-like; this translates as MVIPPKPSLFHLKFLTGEKPLLTLDDEFLRNHTKVLLISDASDKIWEVKLDGNRLAGGWEEFAAVNNFSDGNVLVFRHNGDEIFHVAVSSDIQHASPSFTDTDDTEVDDEADGEDEDTDDDAWDVLVRKNKKPEADSCFLRARVTRYNLIKDRLDLSRDFKFLSFNKHNKPCEIYLANEKGRKWTLRLSRNISSGAFYITRGWSNFCSANGLIRGDFCYFKLSKSGERPVLLLCSHESGNGLEDKEEKRPEADPVKVCSVGGCTKEKNTPRILTLKYTPSRFKTGQLYISPSFLLESGIRKSREITLLNKDGRKWPSYLQMTGKSRSEWFYMRKGWREMCKANGVEVNDSFMLELICEDVTPIFKFHSKIENKGACESVEKTQGVEIDGQRGSKRGHTRVSNRSNTNSRKFQRTLPESCSVSDLVANVKQRIQDTLNTLRHFRAEIETKEKNLEASLLQVDALGERILGISKILNSNLV
- the LOC106327104 gene encoding LOW QUALITY PROTEIN: B3 domain-containing protein REM3-like (The sequence of the model RefSeq protein was modified relative to this genomic sequence to represent the inferred CDS: deleted 5 bases in 3 codons), translated to MAVPPSSPKSNTPFFVVSLASHNSNPIIPDAFFTTHLDGNNELTKLKLTSDACDTTWQVKLNGRRFADGWEDFSNAHCLRNDDVLLFREDGEMIFHVTPSGRSFSQIHYISSSSDDSEADETDDNTDDDDHDDETWDKVSYSRNYSPKKRSRLKTESSSIENSCILGVTSSNLRLNRVALAKSFTKANGLHKSWCEINVMNQSGKSWVMGLRHNKGTGQDFMRGGWRSFCRANKLRTGSFYRFEFVLTRTRRTLKLCSKAKVSAKPNRAGQRSSMNRSRFMTVTLKAYMLKSRQLHFRNSFARENGIKKGGKINLVDKNGGTWPSCVASGYVNGGFYLAKGWISFCKASGITTGETFTLKFVREKGKTPMLQFCSKAKTKVNTETRFQKKASVSVEGEPSRRTHASHKSTADSQNLECKQPLETIYHQVRQSMMNVLADVRRFGSELEIKEQNLEAVLEEIDLLGEKVSEINKLFK